From the genome of Roseofilum reptotaenium CS-1145:
CAGACACAAGGTCATATTTCGGTTGCCAATTGAGTTCGTTTTTGGCTTTGTGAATATCGGCGAAGAAATGCTGAACACGCATGGGGAAGGCTTTGCGTTTGCCAAAATCAAATTGTTTGGGGTCATAATGGAGAATCTGGATATCTTCCGGGGATTTTCCGGCGGCGATCGCGCAAGCTTGAGCTAATCCATCAAACGTAACATAGCGTTCCCCAGAAATATTGTAAACTTGACCGATCGCTTGGGAATTGCCCAAAACTGCCCTCATCGCTTGGACTAAATCCTCACAATGTCCCAATTGGGTAATGGCGTTACCTGTACCCGGTATGGGAAGGGGGCGATCGCGCACAATACGGTCAAAAAACCATGCTTCTAAAGGATTATAATTGAACGGGCCGTAAATATACGTGGGGCGAATTGAGGTAAACGGCAGTTGCTTTTCACTGAGATATTTTTCTGTTTCAAACTTTCCTTTATGGCGGCTTTTGGGGTCTACTGGATCGCCTTCAATGTGGGGCATTTGCTCGGATTTCAAGTAAACTCCCGCAGAACTCATATAAACAAAATGTTTCACCTTACCCGCGAATAAATCCGCTAGGGGTTGAGTATCGCTGAGTTCCCGACCATTGTTATCGAAAATAGCATCAAATGCTTCACCTGCAAGCTTATCTTGGATTTGGTTGGCATCCGTACGATCGCCATGAATTTCCCTCACCCCTTCCACTGGTGCGGGTTTATTGCCTCGATTAAATAAGACCACTTCATGACCTTGTGCCACTAACAATTTGGTTAAATACACGCCAATAAACCGCGTGCCACCCATTACCAAAACTCGCATAGCGTTTCCTTGTTTTTACAGATAGTTTTTCCAGAGTCTAAGCTCTAGTTTATCATCCCAGTAGTGCCGTGACTGCTCTAATTTAGTGCTTTGTTTGTAGTAAGCACTAAAGTGCTTAAAAGCCTAGCTGGAGAGGGTTAAAACCCTCACTACAAACAAAATCTAATGCACCAAATTAGATGAAACAGTCCAGTAGCTATTGCCTTCCCCCCTTGAGGGGACATAGGGGGGGTTTGCGTCTTACCTATACCATCCATTGCAAACACTTCTGAAGTTCAGCTTGCATGACCTCGACAGGAGCGTGATAGCGACGACCATGGCCGGGTAAAATCCACTCAAAGCGGTAAGCGGTTAATTTTTTCATGGATTGGAGTAATTCATCCCAGGAATACCAACAATGGCGACGGAAGGCAATCAATTGTTGTAAAGAATCTGACCAAGCTAGATGATCGCCGGTAAACAGAAACTGATTTTGGTACAGAAGAACCGTGTGACCTTTGGTGTGACCGGGAACCGGGATAATCAGGAGATCGGGAGCGAGTTCGATCGCCTCTGTCCCCGTTAAGCGTTGTTCAATTCCTTGGGTATCATCAGCGATCTCATCCTCGTGCAACAGCCGATCGCAGCCAAAGTGATCGTGGAATTTCTGATGATCTGCCACATCATCCCGATGGGTTAAATACAGCCAGCGTATTCCTCCCATGGCTTCGATCCGTTTCACCAGGGGAGGGGTAAACCGGGGAGAGTCCACCAGAATATTCCCTTCTGGATGCTCGATGAAATAACTCGCTGCACCGAATGAGGATGCAGAATGATAGCCACAATGATACACATTATCGGCGATGAGCAAGGGAAAAGTATCTTGAGCCGTTTTGATATCTTGCGGTTTCTCTACTGTCCCAATAGAAGCCGTGGGACAAGCGAGCAGAGCTTGTAAGGCTTGTTGGCGATCGCCAGAATTTTCCGGTTGATGGTAAACTGCCGATTGTCCATTATCGTGGTGGAAAACCTGCGGAGCCATCCAACGACAGGTATCACAGTCAATGCAAGTGCGATCGACAAAGAAATCTCCAGCTACATTTTCTGATCGTCGTTTGGTTGCGGTTGCCATAACATTTATAGGGAATAGGGAATAGGGACTAGGGAATAGAATCGCCCCTGGCTATAACTTTAATCTCGAACAAGCTATCCATGCCGTTTTCCAATACTTGTAAACACTATAATACCCAGCGCTATAAGCTTCTCTGTGGTTTTTGCCAGCTATCTCTATTCTGGCGAAAAATCAGGTTTTCGACCGGCTTCCGATCAACTCTACAAAAAAGGTGGATAATAGTTCTTTGAAGAGTCGATCATCGTCTAGTCGTTCGCTCAACATTCAAACTTATCCCCCTCAATAACGGGAGAACAAACGTTAAGCTAGACCATTGTCCAATGTCATACCCAACTATGCAAACCCTCGATCGCAGTATTCCTCAACAACAACCTGATGCTGATATCCCAGGTGATTCTCCCTTAGAAATCGCCGGTAAAACCTTTAACTCGCGCCTGATGACGGGTACAGGTAAATATCGCTCCTTTACCGAAATGCAACAGAGCATTGTTTCCAGCGGTTGCCAGATTGTCACGGTAGCGGTGCGTCGCGTACAAACGAAAGCACCCGGCCATGAAGGATTAGCCGA
Proteins encoded in this window:
- a CDS encoding MBL fold metallo-hydrolase, producing MATATKRRSENVAGDFFVDRTCIDCDTCRWMAPQVFHHDNGQSAVYHQPENSGDRQQALQALLACPTASIGTVEKPQDIKTAQDTFPLLIADNVYHCGYHSASSFGAASYFIEHPEGNILVDSPRFTPPLVKRIEAMGGIRWLYLTHRDDVADHQKFHDHFGCDRLLHEDEIADDTQGIEQRLTGTEAIELAPDLLIIPVPGHTKGHTVLLYQNQFLFTGDHLAWSDSLQQLIAFRRHCWYSWDELLQSMKKLTAYRFEWILPGHGRRYHAPVEVMQAELQKCLQWMV
- a CDS encoding NAD-dependent epimerase/dehydratase family protein, with translation MRVLVMGGTRFIGVYLTKLLVAQGHEVVLFNRGNKPAPVEGVREIHGDRTDANQIQDKLAGEAFDAIFDNNGRELSDTQPLADLFAGKVKHFVYMSSAGVYLKSEQMPHIEGDPVDPKSRHKGKFETEKYLSEKQLPFTSIRPTYIYGPFNYNPLEAWFFDRIVRDRPLPIPGTGNAITQLGHCEDLVQAMRAVLGNSQAIGQVYNISGERYVTFDGLAQACAIAAGKSPEDIQILHYDPKQFDFGKRKAFPMRVQHFFADIHKAKNELNWQPKYDLVSGLKDSFETDYLAQGKDKLEVDFSLDDQILKS